The Haloplanus sp. GDY1 genomic sequence AGACGCGAACGACGTTCGTCGCGCGCGGGCCCTTGGGGGCCTGTTCGATGTCGAATTCGATCTCGGTCCCCTCGGTCAGATCCTCGCCGCCAACGTCCTCCATGTGGAAGAACACGTCGTCGTCAGCATCCTCAGTCTCGATGAAACCGTAGCCGCCAGTGTCGTTGAAGAAATCAACCTTACCGTTTGCCATTGCAAGTACGACCACTCGGAGCCCACAGTTAAGGGTTCCGTATTCGTTTTCCCGATCGCACGTTTCGATTACGGACGTCCCGAAAACGCCGGGATCGGTGGAAAAACGCCCATCTCCGAACGCCGAGCGGCGTTCGGCCTCCGAGCCGTCGGTTCGACCGCGGCGTTCCGAGGAATCCACAGTTTCCGCGCCGGTTCACTCCGACGCCCTCGCGTTCGACGTCGCGTTCGGGCTCGTCGCGGACGGGTACGGGTGCGGACCGTGGTCCGCAAGGCACAACGGTAAGGAGCAGCGCCTCGAAGGATCCGAGAACTCGTGTCGCGTTCGACAGGGAGTAACGATGCGTGAAGGGGTGACGACGGCGAGTTCGGTCCGGAGCATCGACGGCTACGGCGAGCGGGCGCTCCACTGGCTCGTACTGAGCGGGAACCGGATCGCCGTGGCGGCGGTGCTTCTCGCGGCCGTCGTCGGGGTCTTCGCCACCCTGACCCAGGTGGGCCTCCTCGCCGTCGGGCCACGGAGCGCCGCGGCCTCGGCGTTCGCCAGCGGCTTCATCTCCGGGACGGTGACGCTCGTGACCATCGCGCTGTCGATAAATCAGCTCATCCTCTCGCGCGTGTTCGGCTCCCCCGACGAACTGTTCGAGCAACTGGACGGGACCCGTGACCTCCGCCGCCGAGTCCGGGACCACGCCGGCGACGCCGTCGTTCCGAACGACCCCGCGGAGTTTCTCGGCCTCGTCGCCGAGACGCTCACCGAACGGGCGAACCGCCTCGACTCGGCGCGTCGGAACGCCGACGCCGACCTCCCGGACGAACTCGGCGACTACGCCGCCGGTATCGCCGCCTACGGGGAGAGCATCACGGCGAAAATCGAGAGCGGGACGGCCATCGTGAACGTCCTCGAAGTGATCCTGGGGACGGAGTACGCCCGGAACCTCACCGCGACGGAACAGGTCCGAAACGAGTACGGCGACCGCCTCTCGGAGACGGCGACGGCGGAACTCGACGCCATCGAGGACCTGCTCGAGGCCATCGCCGTCACGAGACAGTTCTTCAAGACGCTGTCGCTACAGCAGGACTTCGCCCGACTCTCCCGCGTCGTCGCCTACACGGGCCTGCTCGCCCTGGTCGTCAGCGTCGCGCTGGCGCTCGTCTACCGCCCCGACTCGGTCACCGTCCCGGCGGGGACGCTCCCGCTTGTCGTCAGCGTCGGAATCGGCGTCATCGTCACGCCGATGGCGGTGTTCATCGCCTACATGTTCCGGGCCGCGACCATCGCCCGTCAGACCGTCTCTGTCGGGCCGTTCGCCCCGCCTGCGG encodes the following:
- a CDS encoding cold-shock protein encodes the protein MANGKVDFFNDTGGYGFIETEDADDDVFFHMEDVGGEDLTEGTEIEFDIEQAPKGPRATNVVRV